In the Flavisolibacter tropicus genome, one interval contains:
- a CDS encoding methylmalonyl-CoA mutase family protein, which yields MSYQIQNKVRIVTAASLFDGHDAAINIMRRILQSKGAEIIHLGHNRSVAEIVECAIEEDVQGIAITSYQGGHVEFFKYMKDLLEENGCGHIKIFGGGGGTILLQEIDELHKYGITRIYSPDDGRKMGLEGMIEDVIKQCDFTLNGNGVYKTPMTLGELKDVRQIARHITNAENGAQSTDNSQQSTDKKIPVLGITGTGGAGKSSVTDEIVRRYLNAFNDKTIAVVSVDPSKKKTGGALLGDRIRMNSISSPRAYMRSLATRDSEVALSAHVQDALDICRAAGFDFIILESAGVGQSDASILEYCDVSLYVMTPEYGAASQLEKINMLDYADVVAINKFDKAGALDALADVRKQYKRNHQLWTAKDDELPIVGTIAAQFNDGGVNELFEKLTQAIQRKTEVSFGNVEIHAHTKDTTTKSQIIPPKRVRYLSEISENNRGYDKWVNEQCAIASKLYQINGVIGEKEVSAIPELQQLQKRYEDSLHTECKKLIQDWPQVVKKYGADFFEYQVRDKVIKQPLTTTSLSGTRIPKVVLPKYKDWGDILRWQLQENIPGEFPYTSGVFELKRQGEDPTRMFAGEGGPERTNKRFHYVSEGQPAKRLSTAFDSVTLYGEDPAHRPDIYGKVGNSGVSIATVDDAKKLYSGFDLCDPKTSVSMTINGPAPMLLAFFMNAAIDQQCEKWIEENGKWSLVEEAFKNKYGHLPKPTYYNPSAPERLPHGNNGLGLKLLGLSGDEFLPEDIYEQLKAQALQQVRGTVQADILKEDQAQNTCIFSTEFALKLMGDVQQYFIEQKVRNFYSVSISGYHIAEAGANPITQLAFTLANGFTYVEYYLSRGMHIDDFAPNLSFFFSNGMDPEYSVIGRVARRIWAKAIKQKYNGNDRSQKLKYHIQTSGRSLHAQEIDFNDIRTTLQALYAIYDNCNSLHTNAYDEAITTPTEESVRRAMAIQLIINRELGSAKTENFIQGSFAIEELTDLVEEAVLAEFDRITERGGVLGAMERMYQRNKIQEESLYYEHQKHTGELPLIGVNTFLNKNGSPTVLPAEVIRSTKEEKEQQIQNLQAFWKRNEAKSEMSLKRLKEAAINNSNLFAELMETVKYCSLGQITNALYEVGGQYRRSM from the coding sequence ATGAGCTATCAGATACAAAACAAAGTCCGTATCGTTACGGCGGCCTCTCTTTTCGACGGGCACGATGCAGCGATCAATATTATGCGCCGCATTCTCCAGAGCAAGGGAGCAGAGATCATTCACCTGGGTCATAACCGCAGTGTGGCAGAGATAGTAGAATGTGCTATTGAGGAAGATGTACAAGGTATTGCCATTACCTCTTACCAGGGTGGACACGTAGAGTTTTTCAAGTACATGAAAGACCTGTTGGAAGAGAACGGCTGTGGCCATATCAAGATCTTTGGTGGCGGTGGCGGTACTATATTACTTCAGGAGATCGACGAGTTACATAAATATGGAATCACTCGCATTTACTCGCCCGACGATGGCCGCAAAATGGGCCTGGAAGGCATGATTGAAGACGTGATCAAGCAATGCGACTTCACATTAAACGGCAATGGCGTTTACAAAACTCCTATGACGCTGGGCGAGCTGAAAGACGTGCGCCAGATTGCCCGCCACATCACCAATGCTGAAAATGGAGCGCAGTCCACAGACAACAGTCAACAATCCACAGATAAAAAAATACCTGTACTAGGTATTACAGGTACGGGCGGTGCTGGTAAATCATCTGTAACCGACGAGATCGTACGCCGTTATTTAAATGCATTTAATGATAAGACCATTGCTGTTGTATCGGTAGACCCCTCCAAAAAGAAAACGGGTGGTGCCTTACTGGGCGACCGGATCCGCATGAACAGCATTTCCTCTCCCAGAGCGTATATGCGCTCCCTGGCTACCCGCGATAGCGAAGTGGCACTGAGTGCGCACGTGCAGGATGCCCTGGATATCTGCCGGGCAGCAGGCTTCGACTTTATCATACTGGAATCTGCCGGGGTGGGCCAAAGCGATGCCTCTATCCTGGAGTACTGCGATGTAAGTCTGTATGTTATGACACCGGAATACGGTGCGGCTTCTCAATTGGAGAAGATCAACATGCTGGACTATGCCGACGTAGTAGCCATCAACAAATTCGATAAAGCCGGTGCCTTAGATGCCCTGGCCGATGTACGCAAGCAATACAAACGCAACCACCAGCTATGGACAGCAAAGGATGATGAACTTCCTATAGTAGGTACGATTGCTGCCCAATTCAATGACGGCGGTGTTAACGAACTGTTTGAAAAGCTGACACAAGCTATTCAACGCAAAACGGAAGTTAGCTTTGGCAATGTTGAAATACATGCACATACCAAAGACACCACTACCAAGTCGCAGATCATTCCACCCAAGCGCGTACGCTACTTGTCTGAAATATCAGAAAACAACCGCGGTTATGATAAATGGGTGAATGAGCAATGTGCTATTGCTTCTAAGCTATACCAGATCAATGGTGTCATCGGTGAAAAAGAAGTAAGTGCCATACCAGAATTGCAGCAGCTGCAAAAACGTTATGAAGACAGTCTGCATACTGAATGCAAGAAACTGATACAGGATTGGCCCCAGGTTGTGAAAAAATACGGAGCCGACTTCTTTGAATACCAGGTGCGCGACAAAGTGATCAAACAACCATTGACCACTACATCTTTAAGCGGCACACGCATTCCTAAAGTAGTTCTTCCTAAATACAAAGACTGGGGTGATATTCTGCGCTGGCAGCTACAGGAAAATATTCCTGGTGAGTTCCCATACACGTCTGGTGTATTTGAATTGAAACGCCAGGGCGAAGATCCCACACGTATGTTTGCCGGTGAGGGTGGCCCTGAGCGCACCAACAAACGCTTCCACTATGTATCGGAAGGTCAGCCGGCCAAGCGTTTGTCTACCGCATTTGATAGTGTAACCCTGTATGGCGAAGACCCTGCTCACCGTCCGGATATTTATGGAAAGGTTGGGAACTCCGGGGTGTCGATTGCCACAGTGGATGATGCTAAGAAGCTATACAGCGGTTTTGACCTTTGCGACCCCAAGACCTCGGTGTCTATGACCATCAATGGTCCGGCGCCAATGCTATTAGCCTTCTTTATGAATGCCGCTATTGACCAGCAGTGTGAAAAATGGATTGAAGAAAACGGTAAATGGTCATTAGTAGAAGAAGCGTTTAAAAACAAATACGGCCATTTACCCAAGCCTACTTATTATAACCCCTCTGCCCCTGAGCGCTTGCCTCATGGCAACAATGGCCTAGGCTTGAAACTACTGGGTTTAAGTGGCGATGAGTTTTTGCCCGAGGATATCTATGAACAACTGAAAGCACAAGCCTTACAACAAGTACGCGGTACGGTGCAGGCAGATATCTTAAAAGAAGACCAGGCGCAAAACACCTGTATCTTCTCTACAGAGTTTGCCTTGAAGTTGATGGGTGATGTACAACAGTATTTTATTGAACAGAAGGTGCGCAACTTCTATAGCGTATCTATTTCAGGTTACCATATTGCTGAAGCAGGTGCTAATCCTATTACGCAATTAGCATTTACATTGGCCAATGGCTTTACCTATGTAGAATACTATTTAAGTCGCGGTATGCATATCGATGATTTTGCACCGAACTTATCGTTCTTCTTCTCTAATGGTATGGATCCGGAGTATAGTGTGATTGGGCGTGTAGCTCGCCGCATCTGGGCTAAGGCCATCAAGCAGAAGTACAATGGTAACGACCGCTCACAGAAGTTGAAGTATCATATTCAAACGTCCGGTCGCTCACTGCACGCGCAGGAGATCGACTTCAATGATATCCGTACCACATTGCAGGCGCTATATGCGATTTACGACAACTGTAACTCGCTGCACACAAATGCATACGATGAGGCTATTACTACACCTACAGAAGAAAGTGTACGTAGAGCCATGGCCATCCAGTTGATCATCAACCGCGAGCTGGGTTCTGCCAAAACAGAAAACTTCATTCAAGGTTCTTTTGCCATCGAAGAATTAACTGACCTGGTAGAAGAAGCAGTACTCGCTGAGTTTGATCGTATTACTGAACGCGGCGGTGTATTGGGCGCTATGGAGCGCATGTACCAGCGTAACAAGATCCAGGAAGAAAGCTTGTATTACGAGCACCAAAAACATACGGGTGAATTACCGCTGATTGGTGTAAATACCTTCCTGAATAAGAATGGCTCACCAACGGTATTACCAGCCGAAGTGATCCGATCTACCAAGGAAGAAAAAGAGCAGCAGATTCAAAACCTGCAGGCCTTCTGGAAGCGTAATGAGGCGAAGAGCGAAATGAGTCTAAAGCGATTAAAAGAAGCAGCTATCAACAACAGCAACTTGTTTGCTGAATTGATGGAGACGGTGAAGTATTGCTCGCTGGGTCAGATCACTAATGCGTTGTATGAAGTGGGTGGTCAGTACAGAAGAAGTATGTAA